In Poecilia reticulata strain Guanapo linkage group LG15, Guppy_female_1.0+MT, whole genome shotgun sequence, the sequence CTTGGAGAAACACCAAACTGGTTTGACTGCACGCCGCTTAAAAGCACTGTTACAGCTCTCATGATATACCCTCAATCCATATGATTACCAGGAGTGGAGACGCATTGTGGCTGCGCCGCCTCACAGCTTCGGCATGCCTGTGGCATGGCTTGTTTGACAgcatttctctgctttctccactccaaaaacaaagtcaatgtaAACTAGGACTAGTTTCTACATAAGCAATACAAACAAGTATTTCTTGTTGCTGTTTAAACATAAAAGTGTCTCCGTCTCTCCTCTTATTCAAAAATCCTCCTTTCTCCTTCACCTCCCAGTCCAGGCGACTGGGTGATTTCCAGAGAGTGACAGGCTGACCCCCACCGCAGCAGTTGATGGTTGGGCGGACCCCCTCAGATGGGATCAGTGTCCAGGGGGAGGTGGTGGAGAAGGGGGGCATGGGGCGCCCTGTCCCCCTCTGACGGGATGGCCCTGTGGGTCTGGCTGCTGGCCGCCGTCTTGCTGTCTCTGCTGAGCGTCAGCATGGCCCGGCCGCCCATCACCGCCACCAGGGAGGAGGAGACCAACGTGGAACCTGAAGGTGAGCAGCATGAGCACGAGCCTGGGGGGAGGAACAAGTGTAAAGATATacacacattttgtttcatgCTTTTGGATTCGTTGAGCTTTttttggcctagtcaaagcactgccagtcagctggctgaaagaaggttCCTGCATGTTTCTTTACCTCACAAGAAAGGCAAATTTGATGAAATATTTGATCATGTGCAAACCAAAGGAACGGCGCACGtcagtgttttttaaaactgcagctgagtgctatgtttgtgttgcagatTGTCTGACTAATTAACCAGCTTTCATCGGCTGGTTCTGCTTTAAAGAGCAGAACAGTAGAAAGGCATAACAGTCTGCATAATATGCaccttttttaaatgtctttcagCAATggattccttccttcctcttctctttGAGTTTGGCACAGTACAATTATattcaaaacacaattttggGACAAACAGTGACCAAATTTTTACCTCAGACAATTTTTTATAGAACAGAGATGGAAAAGACAATGTTGCCTCCTGTCTTAAACAATGTGAGCTTATGACTGAAAGGTAAATGGTGGATGAATGTCCACATGAAAACGTTTGTTGCAGCTGGAAGGTGTTTGGGATTGATCAAATGACCAATCCTAACTTTAAATGCTGATGTTTTAGTGAAATTTGGCTCCACTCTATGGGCTggataaaaagggaaaataatatatccttctgtaaaaaataaagaaaagttatCCATAGATGTCAAGTGTTTGGAGAGTATTACAAATCTGCAAGTTCCCACTGAGTTtgtgattaaattaaacaaacaaaaggagaatAATTTACTTCAGAGTGATGAGGTGTTGTTTTCCACACCAGGGGGTGAGTGAttcacacttttctgttttccctcTGCTGGTCCAGGGTGTGATTGAGTGTTAAAGCCAGGTTTGCGACcttctggtgtgtgtgtgtgtgtgtgtgtgtgtgtgtgtgtgtgtgtgtgtgtgtgtgtgtgNNNNNNNNNNNNNNNNNNNNNNNNNNNNgtgtgtgtgtgtgtgtgtgtgtgtgcgtgcgtgtgtgtgtgtgagagagagagagagaacgagGGTGGGACTGTGTTTATCCTGGCATCTCTCTACTAAGCCTTCCTGCATTAGAAGAGGAACACAGAGGGTGAGGAGAGAAAGTCACGTCTGCACAGGGAAAGTTCTGCTGCGTTCCTCCAAACGTGTCGTTCCTAAAGCTTCAGAAACTCACTTCGCACTGCTGTAGTGTAATTTTCTAGTATTTTTAGGCTTGTCTCAGTCTGGTTAGAGACAAGTTAATTAGTTGTTGTGACGGACGGTGAACCGCATTCCTCAGCTCTTTGTTCTCAGGCTTTAATCTGGATGCTAATTTTAAGTTAGGCCAACAAGTGAGCATCACTTTTTAAACCACAATCCCCTTCTCCTTCACACCCACACTCTACCTACTTCTGCCCTTTCCCCTGGAGGTCAGCGTATCCCTCTTGCCTGCCTTGATGAGAGACTGCCTGAACTGCTGTGtcctgatgtttttgttgttctatGCCAGACTGTTTGGCTCCATGCTGGTGAGTTCAGAGCCCCCACACGGCTTGAACGCTACGCTATGTGGCCACGGGGAGGACGGAGCGAGCTTCACGGCGTTACACAATCCTCTAGGAAAGTTCTAAGAGGATTTGTGCATATTTGACTTCTCCTTCTCTTGGAAAGATTACAGAGAGTTGGTCAGCGGTGAAGTCATGTGACTGGAGATTAGGATGGGTAGACCTTCGAGGGGTCACATGGTGAGGCATGCAGGGCTTTGTAAAAAGAATTTATACCTCACAGGTTATCAAGGCATAAGCACAACCTTTGGTgcgttttattgagattttaattCATAACCCAGCACTAAGTGCTGCCTACTTgtgcaaagtggaaggaaaatgatatgtgatttttcaaaaaatgtcgATTTGTATTTTTCCCTACTCTgttacccctaaataaaaccttttatgcATCTAGAAACTGAAGTTAATgaccatttttctttgcatgtcAGCTCAGGCTTAGTCATATCTGTTTGACTGTGGTTGtgataggcctgtcacaattaCAAATTTGACTAGGTGATAAGCTTCCCTAGTAGTTTCTGCGATAAACGATTTTGTTGTTGAGACCGTTTTCAAGTAGTATGCTGCTAATGGCATCTTAATGCAAGTCCTCCATCTCAAagacaaataaacttaaatttttgcaaagaacactaaagtaaaataaaagacaacagccaaagacaataaataaaacggaaacaaaaatcacacacaacTGAAACCTCAAATCAAATGGATTATGATGTCTccttaaacaaaactgaacatgAATCATCAGGAGAATGGCAATTTAGCtcaatttcttttattatccgattaattgcttatttgcAGCAGACTTAGTTGTgaatatcattttaaaacatcgccaaagattctcagttggattcaGGTTTGAACTTGTACTGAGCCATCCTGAAGGTGAGCCTCCATTCCTTCTGAGTTTTCGTCTCAAATTTTCCGTCTTCCCTGTTGGCTTCCCTGTCAGTGATGAAGGAatgcattcccacagcatgatgctgctaaTGGCTTACTGATTTTCCAGACTTTGTGACTTCAGAAGGTAGTTGGTAGgtctgcattttattcagaGGTTTCAGAGTAAAAGTGACTGAACTTTTACTCTAACTTTCACATGCCTCTTCAAATCTTgcgttttataaataaaagcttggtgtttttttatgcttttgatcattaaaacattttttaaaaaaagagtgcATCCTTGTTTCAAAATCAGGCATCACTTTGTTTTGGattatcacatgaaatcctaaTACGGTGACGATATTGGAGAAAGTGCAACACATTCTTCTCCATAGTATTGCAAAACGTGTGCAGTCCTATCTTATCTGAGTCAGTTTCTCTGTTCAGCTCAAACGGCTGTACTTGATTGAATCAGAGTGACATGCTACCTGTAGTACGCAGATGTTGAAGAAACAGAATACCAATCCCTCATTTTCCTCTAACCTAACAACAACCTCCCCTTTAGAGATGTTTAGTATTTCCAGCAGCTCCACCCCTAGCCGCCCTGCAGCTCGGGTCACACCGCtacctgcatgtgtgtgtgtgtgtgtgtgggtgtgtgtgtggaggagcACAGATTGCTGGAGATGCTTCAGATTGCATATCAGTCTTGTCTCCTTTGAGCCCACGCCTGCACCTCCGGTGGCCCTGCTAGTTTGTTTACCTGTAGCCGCTGTAACAGAAGAAGTGGAGCGAGCTCGCTGGCTACAACCTCCACAACAGACCCATTGTTGTCGCCGCAGACGCTTCAGTATCTACGGGAGTGTTTACATCATCCAGGCGCTCTCCGTTTTCACAGCGATTAAAACGCACTGACAGAACCGAACAACAATGAAGCCTAATCTGAAAGGTGTGCGTCTTTGACATTGGGTGCCTTTTGTATTTCATGTGGGATGAACATGGCACCAGGCACCCTGGAATGAGAGCAGCTGACTGAAGTCGGCTCACAGTTTGGCTTTGCGTTCCTGGAGCTGCTGCCAAACTCTGTTCCTAAAAAAAACCCGCTCTGATCAGCAGAGAGGCGGTTTTTCCAAAATACTCCAGTAGTTAAATAAATCTAGGCTCCATTGTACATGAAGGAAGAGACTCAGTGCTTAGACAGACACTGGAATGAGatgaatttaaagtttgcatTCAGAAGGAGGTTGTGAAGTGTTCTGGAATGTATTTTGCTACCTGATTTTCTTAAGTAATTAGCTACAAAATGAGCTCATGCTAAACAAGTGAAAAACTCTGTGTATGAGAGTTTTTGTGCTAGAATGAGGTACAGACCTGCCTATCTGTAACACCCTGGTATTTACACAGTAGGAGTGCAGTTGTAAATGCATAAAAGTGTCAGCTGGCCAGTTAATGACATGCAGTGTGTTTCTGGAGTGTGTGGCTTTGACAGTGGAACTGAGCTCTACATAAACACACTCTGTGTACCCGCGCATgtgcgtgtgcttgtgtgtgttagTGAGCAACAGGATTCGGGGCGGGGGCTTCTTGGACTGGATGCGCAGCTTTCACACGAGGACTTTTATTAACTTACCGTTGGTCGTGAAGGTCCCAGTGTGTTGTTTGCCTTGGCTTGTCGCTGCGCCGTTCCGCCTCACGCTGGCCTGATAAGGAGCCTAGAAAAGCTTCTGCCTGTGCCAGGTTGGGCCGTTTGGTCCGCAGCTGGATGCAGATGGGAATCGGAATCGGCACGCTGAGGTGTCGGACGAGAAAGGAAAGGAGAAACGAAAAGTACACATAGATAAAGATGCCTGCCTtaaaccaaactaatttggcTCATGCATGTAGGTCTGTTAAAAAGCTACTGGTTAATTCAATTTATCTAAACATCTACTGGATGAAGCGCATGCAGCTTCATAGGTGTgttattacatttacattttttttaatgcattttatgacAGTCCATCATACAGTAGTGCgtgattgtaaataaaattgagtACAGCAAAACAGGGGTGGGCATTTTTCATGTCGTAAAGAATCCTGATTTATTGCTGTTGTGATAAATTACAaggaatgattttaaaaaaaaaacatatctgtcCATATTGTCGGGATTGCTATTTTTACTATTtcctccactgtttgttcaatgacagtatcagtaaatataaatacatgtgaCTGGTGTCCCACGAAGCACACAAAcggaaaatgtgtgtttgtgtggctgtGATCTCTTTGCCCTGCAGTCACAGCCacacagttacctaaaaaacagaaatcattcaTATTGTCACTTTAGTCGTTATCACGATAGCACcataaaatattgcaataaaagtTTTCTTGATGGAGTTCAGGGTGATGTGGAGTGTTAGTTTGATTTTGGTGTTCAGCACCAATAGCACCTGTGGTGctatttttaactttaacatggtaaaaattagtttcattactggtgacctgtccagggaaTATCCTCCCTCTCACCCGGTGATTGTTGGAGATCGGCACCAAAGCTGCCATGACCCTGGGAAGataagtggaaataaataacagatgGATCAACtcagaaaaatacaactaaTAGCCACATCCTGGCTTGTGCAAAACTAACAGATAGAAAGGCTGACTGAGAGCAGTCACACTGTCAAAACAAGCTGATATGCCTTGCAgaaaatttacttgtaagttagctttgttttatttaaagtgttctaAGAAATTTGCACCCAAAAATActgggtaagattttgtgtttttgcagtgtgcgtTTCACTGCAGTCAGGCTGCAGGACTAATTACCGCCAGCGTCGACAGGAACGAGGAGGGACTGCCTGAAACCTGTTGTAGCTTTTTGGAAAAGGAGACACTAAAGCGAGTTTTGAAACCTAATTGCGTGGGCAGAAGAACACAGATGAAAGTGGCAAGGAGGAGTAGAGCTGCTTAGTGGGAAATGAGAAAGTAATTTGTTTCTAGATTATTAGAAGTGTTGTGCAATCCGTTCAAACTGCTTGTTCCAATGGTGTTCCTCTCTGCGCTCTTTGAATGTCAGAGGTTCCCATGAACAATCAGGTATGCTGGAGAAGTGTCAACAGGTTACGGAAGGGTCAGCATTGGGTCAGCGGGGTCACTGGTGGGAGTAGGTTGAGGGTTGAGGATATGTGGGGAGAGGGAAGGAGAGGACAAAGTGGAAAGGGAGggcagaggaagagaaggagggaTTGATGGAGGGAGACAGATGCACACAGCGGTGATAAGAAATGGAGGATGACAAAACTAACACCTGCATGCTTCCTTTAATAAGATTTGGAGACTTTTTTTCCACTGCTTTCGTACTTGTTTTAGCATGTGTGTATTCACATCCCAGGTGCTGCTTCGTTATGTCAGGATCATCTTAAAGTTCTCCACACCCGCATCCCAGCAGTTACTTATTTAAGACGCTAATAAATAGGAAAACCTTGCAGCAGCTGCAATGCCAAAGCGGAGGGTTGCGGTGTAGAAATGTTGTAAAAAGGTAGCGGAGACAGCCCCCCATCAATCAACCTGACCCTCCTCCTATCAGACCACACATTCAGGCCTTTCTGGGAAGGGAGGGGTTAATTATTTCCGCTTTAGTAGCAACAAAGACAATGTTGGAACTGTACCTGCCTCTTTGCCTGCGGGGACCGTTTCAAAGTTTGCACACATGCCCCAACTTCTGAATTGTTGCTCGATGACTTTCCCAAACCTTTCAACGGtgatgtgcgtgtgtgtgtgcgtgtgcgcgtgtgtgtgtgtgtgtgtgtgtgtgtgtgtgtgtgtgtgcgtgtgtgtgtgtgtgtgtgcgtgtgtgtgcgtgtgtgtgttaaatgcattctggtgtttttcaacaacacacacacacgcacgcacgcacacccccacaggcgcacacgcacacacacacacactcaccgcATGCACATATGACTGCGGTGGGGGTGTTGTTGAAAAGGTGCGCTGAGGTAGGGAAAAACTGGGAGTTCCTTTGCCTCTATAATTACACCTATCAGGCTCCAGCCAAAACTCTCCTCATTTACCATCATCACtggcttgttttgtttgcttttccattgctgcttttttcctctctccaaTCTTTCTAAACAGGTTTGTTCTTAGGCTGTTTCCAACAAACTCAGAGCATTTGGAAATTGCTGCATTTTCAcccgagagaaaaaaaaattgccttcCTTCCAGTTTTACTTCACACCTCTCGAATAGGGTGGCACTGATATGAGAACttggactgatgttgatattTGATATTAATATCACTGTAATTGGTGATTTTACACATATTTACTGACATTGTGTTAATATTTCCCTAACTTTTCGAAACAATCATGTCTTCTAAGAAACCGACAATCTATCACTGATATATTGAAACACATACACAAATGATAACTAGATTCAAATAAACATTAGTTATTAATATTgtcccagttttatttatcagactAATGCCAATAGAAATATGTGAAACATGCAACATAACATGCATCCCTGCTGTTGAATATTGTGCTTTTCTAAGTTACCACGACAGACTTTAATGCATTCATCCTATGCAAGCACAAAATTCTCCATAACTGTAAAGTGGAAGGTAAAATATTATTACACATAAAATCtagccctaaataaaatccagtgcaaacaattgctttcagaaattaaatcacatcagtttgttctgtgaaggcatCAGATGATTCCTAGAGTACATTAGTGAACAAGCAGCATCGTGAAGGTCAAGTTGTAGAGAGGCTTAGAGCAGAGTTAGGcattaaaacaatatcccaagctttgaaTGTCTCATGGGACTCTGTTCACTCCACCATTCAACCCTTGGAACAGTGTGGCCCTAATTTGAGAGCCAAGCGGAGTGTTAGTCAGAGCATCAGGCCCttaaaggagctgcagagagtcaCAGGAGAAACTGTTGACACATCTGCTAGTTCTGTTCTTAAGAGAAATTGATTTCATATGGGGTTGAAagcttttgagattttttatttttattttgtgaaaatacttCAGCTTTCACTATCTTCTGTTAAATACAAATAGGATGTTTGCTGGTGTAAAGTGGTAAatgtgaatactttcacaaggcACTGAAAGTGTAGCAAGTTTTAAGCCTTATTTACATGTCAAGTGAGGGAATGAATTTCAGGGCTGCATGACTGTGTGTTTGTAAGTTACAATCTCTCCGATCCCAGAGTTCCTTACTCGTCTTCGTGGATTGGAAACCCTCCTCCCTCCTCATTCTGGACTTGTTATATACGCTAGCTGGCAGATTTGGTTTTCCTCCAAGAAATGTAGGTTTTATTGCGCTTTAGTTCCAGTACTGTGTTATTTCTTGCTTGCTGGCTGAGTTTTGCACATCCTGTGTAGGGGATGTAGATCTTTCATGGCCAAGGAATTATGAAGTAGAGTGAAGAcgagacagagagaaaacagaagagtTGGCCGGGTCAGGAGTTTTCTAGCTTAGTTGCACAGtgaaaatcaggaaaaaaaagtcgtAGGGTTCTCCCCCTACCTTCCCAGATCCCCTGCCTGACAAGCGTTTCCGCCAGACCTTTCTCGCTGCTTTCCCTCTCTGACAGGCTGACATTCAGTGCTACCTTCAGCAGTGCTTGCAGTTGCACACCAGTTTGCCTGACTTCTATACTATCCTCGTTAGAGGTTGGACAGGAATGTGTGGACACGCAGATTACTAACACTCACCTGCTCACAGTAATTGTTAGGATTTTCTCCACACTGGCTGCTATCGCAGATATTGCATGAATCCATTTGCTGATTATGCAAATCAACTGATAACTGAACTGGGCTTCCATGGGATCCATTTCAAACGGCTGACTGGGAGATAGTGGATAATTTCTAGTTTTATGGTTTCTTACAATGGGGCTTTTTCCTTCCCTCAATTCTCCTCCTGcataaattgatttaaatggTGTGTGGTGTGTTAGTTCCAAAACTATGGCTTGTTTCTTCCTCTCTCATCTTGTTGTTCCTCCTCTTTgtgcactctctctctctctctgcttcaaTCCTTTTCTCTCCCCCCCAACTTCCACCTTCCCCATTTGCTCTGCAGAGGCGTCGAACAAATACCAAATTTTTAAGCCCACGTTGTGCTCAGTGCACCCAGGCGAGGTGCTGAAGCTGAGTTGTCCTCTGCCGGTGACGGGGACCATCACTTGGACCAAAGATGGCGGCTCTCTGGGCACCAACAACCGCACACTGATAGAACAGGAGGTGCTGCAGATTCGTGATGCCATGCCCAAGGACTCGGGCTTGTACGCCTGCACCAGCGTGGGCAAAGACACGGTCTGCTTCATAGTCAATGTCACAGGTGAGTCAGGGAGACAGAGCAGGACAGATCAGAGCAGGACAGAACAGATGGTTGGGTGGGGAGGACTTGGTTGAGCTCAGAAAGTGGCTGTGGATTTGGGATGAAGTGGAGGAAGATTTTGTCTCTTTGAACAGAATCTGCTGAGGATTTAGGTGTGTGGTCAGCAGTGATAGTCGACAACCTGAGTGACCAGAAGACTGAACTCAAAGTTGTTTCTCAAAAAAACCAATAAGAATTGGAACTCTGGAAGTCTCCAGATGCTTGATGGCATTTGTGCGTTTGAGTTGACTGAATGGTTGATGGTAACCATGGATACTCTGTGCAGATGCAACCTGGTCGGGGGACGATGAGGACGATACAGACCGGTCAGAGGACACTTGGGCGGACAGCGTTCAGTTAAGTGAGTATGGGATGaatgaactagaaactagacatgCGACGCAGGAACTACTATTTTAGCACCAGGTCTCCATATTGACGTTCTCAGGAAACATTGCAAGTGGAGCTTATATTAGTGCGACGATAAAAAAAGGAGGAACAAGTGAACTGTAATATGTAAACTTCAAGGACATTGATGGATTTAGCTTTCTGGAGAAACTTTGAGGGAAAAAATTTTGACTCAGCGCCGGAGTTAGATAACCTCAGCTTACCCGAGGCCAGCTGAGGACAAACAGCCGTGCGTGAGCGAGAGTCCGGATGCACAAGGCTTATTGAAAGACGAGGGGCCACAGCAGTTGGGCCAGCGAGACAGTTTGGCTTCATCTGTGGAGACGTCTGATGGTTCTGCTGCTTTGGACAGACAGGATGGGAAACGGCAGCCTTCGCCCACTCGGGGCCTGATGCGCCGACTCGGGCTTCGGTTTTACAGGGTTCCTATACTGTCTTGTCTTGAAAAGTCTGGAAAAGCATGGaatgtgtgtttattatttctCCAGGTGTGGATaggtaaaggaaaaaaaatgaaaattggaatttaaaaacaattttgattttttcttttcaattttttttactgaaataaaatcaactaaaacttgatttatattttaatgataaatccCATGTTGGATTACCTACACCAcagattaattttaacattttatgtattattattttgctttcttaACTTATTGATTGAATGCACACTTGTTCCAAATTCAAGAAGGGCTATGTCACTGCTTTTTTAGTCTCTAATAATAccaataaaactttaagttcAGCTGGATTAGCAGTtcttaaacacaaaatctaaaacaaaggactaaaacttattttttaacatttgataTTTACATAGATTGCTTTAAAGAATCTGTATTTGGCATAGGAAATTCCAATCTATATTTACAAGTCTTTACAAATCTAGTCAGTGGTTATGGATGTTGAAGTAAAGCcgatttattttggttttgataAATACCAAAAGTTAGTTCCAGTATTGTTCAATGTATGGAACCTGCACAGAATAAGAGTCGGTAATGATTCAAGCAGTTTCTGGTTATTTTGTACGTCATTTTCCAGAATGTTATACGAACTCCAGAAAAACCAGTCTGTATAatactttcacagaaaaagcaagaaaaaaactgagagGTGAAGattctttctttcctcccaCTGAGGAAGGGAAAAGTGATTCTGAAGCAGCCTTCCAACTATGCTGGACATGTCCGGTTGGTGCTGCTGTTGCAAGATGAGAAGCATCTGATAGTAGTGCACAGATTAGACATCCAGTAATAAATCTTGGAGCAAATATTCTCCTGGGGCATTGCTGCTTTGATGAGTCATGGTGTAATCTGTGGGTATTCCCTCTGTCACTTGCACTCCGGCCAGAAGAAGAGGAAGTGGTGGTGTGGAGGACCGTTTGGGGTTGTTGTTTGTCTTTGAGTGTCTCTTCCAGTCTTCAGTCCCATCTGCTTAGACAATCACTTTCCCAG encodes:
- the LOC108166930 gene encoding fibroblast growth factor receptor 2-like: MGSVSRGRWWRRGAWGALSPSDGMALWVWLLAAVLLSLLSVSMARPPITATREEETNVEPEEASNKYQIFKPTLCSVHPGEVLKLSCPLPVTGTITWTKDGGSLGTNNRTLIEQEVLQIRDAMPKDSGLYACTSVGKDTVCFIVNVTDATWSGDDEDDTDRSEDTWADSVQLSAPYWTSPEKMKYNFHLVPAATTVKFRCAAGGYPQPTLRWLKNGRPFRQEDRMGGYKVGETLIHQTANTNIISASLFPLFAFHSVILLKE